Proteins encoded in a region of the Rutidosis leptorrhynchoides isolate AG116_Rl617_1_P2 chromosome 9, CSIRO_AGI_Rlap_v1, whole genome shotgun sequence genome:
- the LOC139865718 gene encoding UDP-glycosyltransferase 88B1-like, with protein sequence MGTTIVLYPSPGMGHLISMVELGKLILKHHPSFSINILTLIPSFNTGTTAAYVHRISATFPAITFHHLPDIPLDPSPYPSMEATIFDLIRRSNQNVEHTLLSISQSSNINALIIDLFCMPAKFVASNLNIPVYVFSTSGACCLAQLLYFPTLHKNTNISFKDMNTLIHSPGLPPIPSSDMVGPLLDRNSSDYTDFLEFCIQYPNSAGIIVNTFESLEPKVLKAIRNGECVPDGPTPPVYCIGPLVAEGGDGSHDCLNWLDLQPKGSVVYLCFGSLGVFSSDQLKEIAKGLEMSGHRFLWVVRTPPSNKKEDRFLKPPEPDLDLLLPDGFLDRTKDKGLVVKTWAPQVPVLCHESIGGFVTHCGWNSVLEAVRVGVPMVAWPLYAEQRFNKVVLVEDMKLALPMDELEGGRVPSTEVERRVRQLMESEEGKAIREVAAMMKKEAAIAMSDTGSSRVALSKLVASW encoded by the coding sequence ATGGGTACAACCATAGTTTTGTATCCATCTCCGGGTATGGGCCATCTCATATCAATGGTTGAGCTAGGAAAACTAATCCTCAAACACCACCCTTCTTTCTCAATCAACATCCTCACTCTCATCCCATCTTTCAACACCGGCACAACCGCCGCCTACGTCCACCGCATCTCCGCCACCTTCCCCGCCATCACCTTCCACCACCTCCCCGATATCCCTCTCGACCCATCACCCTACCCTTCAATGGAAGCCACTATTTTCGACCTTATACGACGCAGCAACCAAAACGTCGAACACACCCTTTTATCCATTTCTCAATCTTCTAACATCAACGCTTTGATCATCGATCTTTTTTGCATGCCTGCCAAGTTTGTAGCGTCCAACTTAAACATACCCGTTTACGTTTTCTCTACTTCGGGTGCTTGTTGTCTTGCACAACTACTTTACTTTCCAACACTTCATAAAAACACGAATATAAGTTTTAAGGACATGAACACACTCATTCATTCACCAGGGTTGCCACCCATACCGTCATCGGATATGGTGGGCCCACTTCTAGATAGAAACTCAAGTGACTATACAGATTTCTTAGAGTTTTGTATACAATATCCAAATTCAGCAGGAATCATCGTGAACACGTTTGAATCGTTAGAACCAAAAGTGCTTAAAGCGATTAGGAACGGCGAGTGTGTCCCCGATGGGCCCACCCCACCAGTCTACTGTATCGGGCCGTTGGTGGCGGAAGGTGGTGATGGTTCGCACGACTGTTTGAATTGGCTTGATTTGCAACCGAAAGGAAGTGTTGTTTATTTGTGTTTTGGGAGTTTGGGTGTGTTTTCGAGTGATCAGTTAAAGGAGATTGCTAAAGGGCTTGAAATGAGTGGACATAGGTTTCTATGGGTGGTACGGACCCCACCATCTAATAAAAAAGAAGACCGGTTTTTAAAACCACCAGAACCCGACTTGGATTTATTATTACCAGACGGATTCTTAGATCGTACTAAAGATAAAGGGCTCGTGGTAAAAACATGGGCCCCACAAGTCCCGGTTTTATGCCACGAGTCGATTGGTGGATTTGTGACACATTGTGGGTGGAACTCAGTACTGGAAGCCGTACGTGTAGGTGTTCCAATGGTGGCATGGCCATTATACGCCGAACAAAGGTTTAATAAAGTGGTATTGGTGGAGGACATGAAGTTGGCTTTACCGATGGACGAGTTAGAAGGTGGTCGTGTGCCTTCGACCGAGGTTGAAAGGCGTGTTAGACAGTTGATGGAGTCGGAGGAAGGGAAAGCGATTAGGGAAGTTGCGGCAATGATGAAAAAGGAGGCCGCGATTGCGATGAGTGACACCGGGTCATCTCGTGTCGCATTGTCCAAGCTAGTCGCGTCATGGTAA